Genomic segment of Drosophila biarmipes strain raj3 chromosome 2L, RU_DBia_V1.1, whole genome shotgun sequence:
CCGTTGAAAGTTAAAAGTCAAGTGCCGGCCAGGAACCATACTTCTTCCTCGGTCCACTTCATTGTGGATTCTGTGAGCTTATTTATGACCCCGTTTCGATTTATTCTTTTTCTGCTCCTCGTTCaccttataaataataattcagATTTCGCTTTGTTCTTAGAGTTTTGTATATCTATGTTACACCATCAATGAAAATAGATTTTGGGGGAAATGATGAAATGCTCGATTTGTGTGTGACTACCCTCTTTATACTGGGTATTTTGACACGCAATAGGTacgattttttatatttatatatatatatgtatactttaatGTAAAAGTCCGTTAGACATTTAtgctttaactttaaaattatttttattatgtgTAAGTTCCTTTCAATTATCTACGCATGGTTGTTGTTTCTTCATCGTTTatcaataaaacatttatgtttatttatggTTATGTGGAAATATACATCAATAATTGCCTTTATATGCGATTGACTATAATACGATACATTTACGTTGCTTGTTAGTAcacttatttaatttgttttcgtCGAAGAACATTTGAATTGAAATTGTCGTAGTTGtatttgtatgtattttttaattaactttgaaAAAACGTTGCTTCAAGTACTCGAAAATCAATCGAAAAACTCACtactaaatattttgctcTAAAACAATTACGTTTAACTATTctcaatatttttgttttttctaccACGTTAATAATTTTTCGCAAGCCCCTCAGATGTTGTTCGGACTTGCCACAGTTATTGTAATATTGTTTTCTCATTTGCTTTTACTTTGTAGTGTAGTGTCAGTTGTGTTTTCGTTATGTTCAAACGATAAAGAACCAAAAGTTTGCGTCGagataataattttagttagttccttttgttttgtttgcttaaaTTTAGCTGAAATGTATCTTATCTTTGTCGTCTTGGAATATTTCGAACTACGATAACTCATTTTCATTATGTTTAAGTTTCAACTGCTACGTTAAACTGTAAGTAtggtattatttatttgataatttttttttggatatttCTTTGCTAATTTGCAGCACTTGCATTTACGTCCTCCTCCACCTTATGtcacttgtattttttatgattttaatatattttttttctcgtCGGGTTTCCTTAACTCGGTAGTAGTGTGTTCGGTTCGTATTTAGTCACTGTATCTTTGTGGCCGTTCCCTGGGGTGTTTTGTATAGTGTGTCATGCGGCCTCTCGACCGGCATAGTACCGTGTGATTCTTTGGATATTTTGCGTGGCTCGTTTTCTGTTTGTCCTGGTCCGTTCTGGGTCGTCTCTGGATGCTACTCTGGTATCTGGAGATGTTCTTCCAATCGATTCCCTAATGCCTAAACtagttcaatttttttttttggatttttttcgtttatttttttgttcttcGGTGATATTCCTTTGTTGCCGGCACATACTTTTACGGCACTCGAGGCTGCAACCTCTGGCAGTAACCCCTTCCGCTCCCCGGCCCCTAGCTGCCTCAGGTCGGTGAAGTAGATCATGATATCATGAAGTTGAGACCGGGGACACAGACTGGCCGGCAGAAGCTGCAGCTTCGGTGCTGCTCCTCTGACATATATGGTCTTATTAATATAGCatatgtataataatataataatattatatgatataatcaACTGCGAAGGGTAAGAAGTGTAGCTTATGCTTAGGAGCGATTGATTGATAACTGAACAATTTCTTGAATTCGCACGCACACATATGGTCTGGTAAAATTTTATCGATTCGCTTCGAAGATCAAGTGTATGCTACGTGGATTAAGTGGATAATAATGACATTCACCATATTGTAtatgaataatatatattgtatacaAATATATCTGTTAAATGTGATTACATCATTGTATAATTAATTGTCATACACATCAATAGGTTGCTCCTCACTAAACTTttcccttttgttttttgatcaTGTTGTAAATAGAACTTTGTTAGGTACAAATTTTGCATTCTTCCATTTTTCTTGTATATGTCTGTCTCTTGTATATGTATGTTGGGTTCAGTGTAGCTGGTAATGTCGAGATGTGGGTTTTTCTCACAGTGCTTCGTGGTGTTTAGTGTTCTCTGGTGACTCTGTTTCTGCTGTTCCTGTCTGTTCTGTCTGGCTTGGCATATGTATACCGTTCAGCGATTGTTGTCGTTCGTTTGCTGGTTCCTCAAGCACATCGATTAGAGTTTAAGTTTAATGCCAACATCGATATCGATAAATGTACGAGTAAGTAAAATGCCTCATAATTGAATCCAATGCTTAACACCTAGACATGTATATAAGTATAAGGtatgtatgtaaatatttcttgTATATCCTTTAACACTCAAATATGGTATATATATCGTGCGTTTCTATAGTAGCTTGCGCCGCACAGTTCTCCAGGCACTGGGATCCCCCCACAAGGACGCACCCCGGGTCTCACGGGCTGGTGCAGACCGGGGCAGCGTGGCAAGTCCGAAGCGATCCCGATCCCAGGGAGCCCTGTGCTGTTTCGCGGCGCGGTGTAGATAACCAAAGATAGGAAAACCTTCTTCTAACAATCTCGTGAAGCCTTTTTCGAACCTTCCAAGTGCTCACGCCAAATGAAAATCGAAACTCAATTCAATTTCTAGCTATAAGAAACAAAAAGACCCCCGAAACGCTGCAACAATCATTAACCTGAGGCTTAACCTTCAACCCGATCCTGGATCGGATTGGCTTACTTCTTGGCCTGCTTCGCCGATTTGGCTGGCGTCCTCGGCTCGGCCACCTTGGGCTGATCCTTGGTCTGATCCTTCGCCTGCttctcctccttctccttcttggCTGCCACGACTGCGGCTGCCTTGGAGCTGCTGGTGggcacctcctcctccgctgCCTCCTTCGCCTTGTCTTCCTTCAGAGGCTCCTTGGTggtgccgctgctgttgttgctgctgctgcttccgcTGCCCATTGCCACGGGATCCTTGTCCAGTTCCCGCTTCTCGCCGGATGTGTTCGCCGGCAGAGCCTTCAGGATCGCATGCACCTCCTCGGCCACCGCCATCAGCACGAACTCAAACTGCTGCCTGGTGGCCACCACACCTGCCCGCTGGTCACGCAGGTGCTCCAGGGTGGCGGCGATGTCGATCTCACGCGCACCCTTGTTCATCCGCTCGAGCACCAGGTCCAACAGGATGTACGCACCCGTCCGTCCGGCTCCGGCACTGCCGTGCACCACAATGGGGCAGGAGCGACGTCCCCGATAGGACTTGTTCACCTTCCTGAGGGGGATATAAACGAGgtgttttttagaaaattatacACGAAGAATTTGTGTTAAAATGTAGAAATGAAAACCTTCTGTATTTACCTTCTGAAGTCCAGCAGAGCCTTTGCCTGAGCAGGCACTCCCATGTGCGGCCAGGAGAGGAAGTGGAACTGGGTGACCGTTCTGGTTTCGCTGGTGCGCAAGTTCTTCAGGTAGAAAGAACGTACGAGGTAGTCGTCACACCATATGTGTTCACTTACGAGGTGAACCTgagtaaaagaaaaatatttaataagatTAATACATAGGTTGGTTAAGTTTCTTTATCTAAAGTGGGATTTACCTCATAGATGTGATAGACCTCGGCACCTTCTTCCGGCCAATAGCGCGCACAGGCCACCTCCCCGTTCTCCTGCAGGCGGCAGAGGGCCACGATGACGACGGCTCCCTGCTCCCAGATCATCTGCCAAAAGTGTGCCAAGGTGGAGGGCAACGGACCCTGGGCGGCCACATAGGCGGGGGCACGTGGATCGTGATCGGTCTGTAACATCAGATTACATTGTTATACCATTTGAGATAGTAAGATTCTGCATTTAAGATCGCCGACTTACAATCGTTGATGCATTAACATAGTCCAGTCCCTCGGCGTTGGCCAGGTGGTTGAGCACCACGCGCGAGTGGTCGTATGGCAAGGGAGCTCCGGGTCGGTTGAGACCAGCGCACTGGGGCTGGGAGGCAGCCTCTCGAGCACTGGGCTCCGCCTCATAGCGGCACAAGGCCTCCCATTCCCGCTGCAGTCGTCCCTTGTTGCGCAGGTGGTCCTCCATGTAGGACTGCAAATAGAATTCCCAAATAATTGGATATCGTTGGGGGAGGACACTCGTTAACTTACCAAGACCATGTGCCCCGTTGAGATGTCCATGTTCGTCAGTGCCGGCTCCTCGCTCCAGGACGAGGTGCTCGATCGCGAGGATGGCGGACGGCCCTCGTTCTCCTTGGTCAGCGATGTAATCCGTCCGCTTGGCGCCGGTTCGTTTGACCCACCGCCGGTCGCCGCGCTGGATGAATTGCCACCGTTGCCCGTCTTGCCGGCCATCCGTGCCCGGCACAGCTCCTGGTAGTCCTTGCTGCAGGTCTCCGCCCCCGCGATGCCCGACTGCAGGCCGCCCAGCTTGTCCCGCTTGCGATCGTGCCGCTTGATTAGGATCAGGGTGACGAAGATCACGATCACGGCGGCCGCCCCGGCGCCGGCGAACATGTAGGCCATGATGTGGGTGACATCCGGGCCCTGCTCGGCCAGCTCCATGCGCGAGGAGGAGACACTGGGGTCCTGCAGGTCCTTGATCACATCGCCCACGCCGGCGTGCAGCACATAGAACCCGACGCGCCGCTGGATGTTGTTCTTCACGCCGCGGTTCTCGTTGATGATCCTGGCCACATCGCCGGCGGTCTTGCGCTCGGGGTTGTTTGAGTTCACCCGGAAGCTCACTTCGTGTTGTTGAACGCTACATAAGGATATTGGAGGGTAATATTAGGGGGTACATTAGGGAGTAAATGACTTTGAAGACCCACGTTAAATAAGAAAAGTATCCCTGCATGTGTAGTATTTGCTCCAGCTCCTTCATAATGCGCTGCCCATCGTTCCAACTGTCGATTCTGGGGGAGAAAAAAAGGGATAGGGTAAAGGATATAGTCCTTGGCTCTGAATCTAGCTTAAGACATTCTTTCTATgatacaaattattaaaactaaaaataaaacataattgCAAATATCTTTTCCATCTACAGGACAATATCTTTCAAATGATATATCACACGGATACGATAAATAGCAAGTTATTGGTAGATATCCCTAAAAACAACTAGATACTGGAACTCACGGGTTCTTGACGAACACATGCACATATTCAGTGTCAACGGTGTGCGGCGCATGGTCCTCGGCCGAGTGCTGCTGGCTCATGACCTTCTTTTTCTTGTGCGCATCCTCGTCCTCGGGGGCATTGCCCTTGATGTGGGCGGGCAGGACCTCCTTGTTGCCACTGTGGTCCAGCTTGCGTGCCTTTTCCGTTTCCAGCTGATTGCTGAGCTCCGCTGAGCCCAAGGATGGAGGTCCTAGCAGTGGTCCCGGCTTCTTCACATCCAGTCGCTCGTGCCGTGCGAATCCCAACATATTGGCCAGCAGCGATTGCTTCACATTCACATCCGGCTCATCGGCCTGCATGCCATCCGTGTCCTGGCCATCCTGGGGCATCAGGAGCAGGCCACCTTCGGTGTAGACGCGCTGGCTCTTCGACTGCCGGGGGAAACTGTTGGAAGCCAGCATGGCCTCCTCCTCGAGCGGCGTCAGTGAGTTGCGCAACAAACCCGACTCGAAGGCCAgttcctgctgctgcaggtCCGCATCATAAGGATCCAGCTGCTTGAAGGAAGCAGGACGTCGTTTGGCCAGCTCGGGAGTGGTTTCTACTTCGGTTTCCGCGTGTCTAAAGTTCAGTGGCGGCTCCTGCACCAGTCCCTGCTCGCTGGCCAGTTCCCGGAAGAAGGAACGCTTGGGCTGCTCTTCCACTTCCTCGGCCAATCCCCCCCTGGAGCGACCCCTTGCTCTTTTGAAGGGGGCGAAGTTGTCCGGGAAGTAGAGCTCACTCGATTCGTTCACCTCCTCCGGCGGCACATAGACCGGTGACTtggcctgctcctgctgctccttcaGCTCCCGCtcgcgctgctgctgctgctccacaATCGCCTCCAGTTGGTCCATGGCATTCGGCTGGGCCGCGGGCTTCCTTTGGTATGGCTGCGGATCGGGCTCCGAGGCGGCCAGAATCTGATAGAGTTCCAGGCGATTCTGCTCCGCCCGCTGATTGGCATCCTGCTCCGCCGCCGCCAACTGCTGCTCGCGCTCGATCCTCTGCCGCTCGGTGTCCAGGAAGGCGTCCATGATGCTCGGCTCATCCAGTTGAGTGTGTCCCTGCCCGTGCCCATCCATCTTGCCAAAGTGTTCCAGCTCCGACGGATCATGCCTTAGCCTTCGGCGATCCTGCAGCATCCGGCTGAGGTACAAGTCATCATCCGAGATTTCTTGCACCTGCTTCTTTCTCAGGGCCGGATAGAATTGCGCTGGACTGCCTGGCTGCTCGTAGTATTcgatttccgtttccggttccGGCGGCGTGAAGCGCACATAGGCCATGGCGCTGGCCGGATCCCCGAACTCCGGAGGAACCGGCGCCAGATTGGCACACAGATTGGGCGGAAGCTGCTGTTGCCGTTGGAGCGAGAAGAGCGATCCCTGGATGCGGCACTGCACGTACGGATGGTCCCATCCTAGCCCAGCGCCCTGGAGTTCCTCCAGCATAGTGGCCAGCACACGGGACTGCTCCTCCGTGAGAGGTGTCCTTGGGGGGAGGGAAATCTTTAGTTATAGGACTAGCAAATTGGCTTAAGTTAAGGATCATTACTTCTCAATGTCCTCAACGTCGACACCGGTGGTGGGAATGCACTTGCCGAATATGTTGTCTGGAATTTAAGAGGGATTATAAGTGGGCTTGTGGGGTGAGAAAGTTGGATCAATAACCTACGGATTCCCTTTCTTGTGTTTTCTtaagcagccgaaaacttttAAAGTTAACTTGAAAAGTTAAatgcattttgtttttggccttTTATGTAGTTGTAAAAACTTTTTCCCCAGAAGAAGTTCTTGGTGAGCGAACATCTTAAGGGGATATTTTATAGGCCACTTtctgcttttaatttaataattaaacttATACCaagaaaagttatttctcttatttttttataacccAACTAAAGCAagacttgaaaatatttttgtcaaaGTTTTCCAACTTTATGTGgcctttttcttctttttacaCTATCTTGACTGATTAATATGATGATTAAATAATATCTTCTCCCACTTATTTTATAAACCAATCTAAAGTCAGACTTTTTCCACCAATatcgtatttttattaaaaaataatcagatTCTGTTATAATCAGCATTCCTCACTGTCCTTTATTGTATCATTTATCTGATGAACTACAAAGATCCAGAAATCCAACTTAAAGTATGACTTCATAGTTGATAACATTCAATAAATCCCCAATGTTATATCTTAAAAGTAGCCCAGCCCTTCTTACTTTCCTCACCGTATTGTATCATTTATCTGATTATCGTAAAGCCCTATTTATCCCATCTGCATATCCTGCACTCCTTTAATTGCCCGCGCCCAATTCAGTGGCTCTCTTACATTCCGTGCTGCCATTGTCATCATCAGTCCCGATATTAATAGGGCATGTAACTGCATTAATAGACCTCGTCTTACAATGGTTGGTACAATGTGCCCCTTCCCCGGAATCCTGCCATCAGCaccttttgttttcattgtgATTTACGACCATTTAAATGCATATCCTTGCGGCTTGTCTCGGGCGTAATTTGCATAATGTAAATGCTTCTCATGACTGCGGCGAGTGGAACTGGAAACGAAacggcaactgcaactgcaactgcggATCGCATATGTgtgggccacgccccctgctcCCCCGCCCCGTATTTTGAGGTCAACCATTTTCCCTGCAATTTTCGCCATTTTTCCGCAACGTTTTCCCTGCCGCAGCTGCTTTTCCAATTGTTCTCTAGCCCGCCTCCTCAGCGCAGTGCTTACATAAGTAATTGAGTGTGTTCTCGATAATGCACTGCCAGTCGGCACCCATCCAGATCCTCCGCACCATGGTTTTCTTACACTTTGTTTTGGTGTCGTTTTGTGTGAACTCTGACCCGGCATTCGAGAGCTCTGCAAATACGAATAATATGCCCGGGGCCAGAGCTCGGCCGAGGAGGTTTCCCTGCAATGCCTTCCCGTGCCCCAACTCCTTGCACTTTGACCCATAAAAGAAGGGGAGTTTCGTCTCGAGATGCATTTTGGCAACACCATAGTGCGGCTAATGGCAACGGAAATCGACAGTGAAAGCCCTTATTGTCTTTGGGGCTAAGAGTGCTTAAGGCGATTAAAGTCAGCGCTCCATACGGGTTTCTGTTTTAGCCAAATAAAAGTATCTACGTAactttaatttccatttaaaagttgttctaatgcatttttaatttgcagaGAATGCAGAAATCCTTTCAGGTACTCAGGTTAATTAAATACCAAAGCAGAAACAACTTTTCCTCATTTACCTAGTTGAGAAAAGTTTATGGTTTCCTAACTAATTTGACCTACCCTTGATTAGTTTCaactaatatttttaaaacctcAGCAAACActaatttttgtataattttcaAAGCGAAAATATTCACAACTCAAACGTTGCTGAACTttactacaaaaattaaactaattacattaaaaaactaatGGTTTTccataattaattttacaaaCTTCGAGCAAAGCAACTTGTTTAAGCTTcatattaaaatgcattattaGTTTAAACGTGAAAGTTCTCCCCCATTTGCATACCTAAATAACGAATGCCTTTGTTTGCTAAcacatttgcatttcaaatatccCAAAAAAGACTTCCCCTAATGGCCTATTAAAGTCTATATTTTCgggaatgaaaaataaatgaacgACCGTCATTAGACATACTTAACGCCACAATTTTAGTGGGAGTCGCTAAGCTCCTCCTCTCCTAAAACTATGCTGCTAATCCTCTTAAGTTCTGGCTAAATTCAATTTCCACGGACTGGGCGTCCCTTTGTTCGCCGACTTACTGATAACCACAATCTGGGTCCTAAGACCATCTTAACTGGGTGCCGCCCGCCTTATCGCCTACTCACCATCGTAGCAGACCTCGGAGTGCGGTATGCATAGCGTCCTAACAAACTGGCAGCCTGTAAGAGGgggaaaaagagaaaaaatggtaaaatctTTGGTTAGTATAGAATGGTATGGTAGAGTACATGAAAGAGTTGCTTAAGCGAGGCTATTATGGGCGGGCAAAGCAGAGTGCAGAGCAGTCTTTCAGTTGAGACATAATGATGTGGTAAGAGCCAAATCAGCATTACGTCGCTAAGCTGACTCTCGACACCCCCAAAGATCCCCAAAGGGCCCCCATACCATCTATCCACCACCACCATCCTCTGCTGTTTAGCCTGCCGC
This window contains:
- the LOC108027755 gene encoding uncharacterized protein LOC108027755 isoform X1; this encodes MPAVGTSRGVPIIMASNVQQRQQDPCTTTEEPKHQRARRAAGGAAKDQESPAGACQQSWSNQRPPFEHQQQEQQQQQQQREQELERRQQPATQQEQVLHHRNPRQHELLHHQRKVPPALPARGRLLISEGARRREVRGCGSGGGGLLCCSLDALSRPAKLVQFGVLLLILLLATHGDLAQAEGNVGCQFVRTLCIPHSEVCYDDNIFGKCIPTTGVDVEDIEKTPLTEEQSRVLATMLEELQGAGLGWDHPYVQCRIQGSLFSLQRQQQLPPNLCANLAPVPPEFGDPASAMAYVRFTPPEPETEIEYYEQPGSPAQFYPALRKKQVQEISDDDLYLSRMLQDRRRLRHDPSELEHFGKMDGHGQGHTQLDEPSIMDAFLDTERQRIEREQQLAAAEQDANQRAEQNRLELYQILAASEPDPQPYQRKPAAQPNAMDQLEAIVEQQQQRERELKEQQEQAKSPVYVPPEEVNESSELYFPDNFAPFKRARGRSRGGLAEEVEEQPKRSFFRELASEQGLVQEPPLNFRHAETEVETTPELAKRRPASFKQLDPYDADLQQQELAFESGLLRNSLTPLEEEAMLASNSFPRQSKSQRVYTEGGLLLMPQDGQDTDGMQADEPDVNVKQSLLANMLGFARHERLDVKKPGPLLGPPSLGSAELSNQLETEKARKLDHSGNKEVLPAHIKGNAPEDEDAHKKKKVMSQQHSAEDHAPHTVDTEYVHVFVKNPIDSWNDGQRIMKELEQILHMQGYFSYLTVQQHEVSFRVNSNNPERKTAGDVARIINENRGVKNNIQRRVGFYVLHAGVGDVIKDLQDPSVSSSRMELAEQGPDVTHIMAYMFAGAGAAAVIVIFVTLILIKRHDRKRDKLGGLQSGIAGAETCSKDYQELCRARMAGKTGNGGNSSSAATGGGSNEPAPSGRITSLTKENEGRPPSSRSSTSSWSEEPALTNMDISTGHMVLSYMEDHLRNKGRLQREWEALCRYEAEPSAREAASQPQCAGLNRPGAPLPYDHSRVVLNHLANAEGLDYVNASTITDHDPRAPAYVAAQGPLPSTLAHFWQMIWEQGAVVIVALCRLQENGEVACARYWPEEGAEVYHIYEVHLVSEHIWCDDYLVRSFYLKNLRTSETRTVTQFHFLSWPHMGVPAQAKALLDFRRKVNKSYRGRRSCPIVVHGSAGAGRTGAYILLDLVLERMNKGAREIDIAATLEHLRDQRAGVVATRQQFEFVLMAVAEEVHAILKALPANTSGEKRELDKDPVAMGSGSSSSNNSSGTTKEPLKEDKAKEAAEEEVPTSSSKAAAVVAAKKEKEEKQAKDQTKDQPKVAEPRTPAKSAKQAKK
- the LOC108027755 gene encoding uncharacterized protein LOC108027755 isoform X2: MASNVQQRQQDPCTTTEEPKHQRARRAAGGAAKDQESPAGACQQSWSNQRPPFEHQQQEQQQQQQQREQELERRQQPATQQEQVLHHRNPRQHELLHHQRKVPPALPARGRLLISEGARRREVRGCGSGGGGLLCCSLDALSRPAKLVQFGVLLLILLLATHGDLAQAEGNVGCQFVRTLCIPHSEVCYDDNIFGKCIPTTGVDVEDIEKTPLTEEQSRVLATMLEELQGAGLGWDHPYVQCRIQGSLFSLQRQQQLPPNLCANLAPVPPEFGDPASAMAYVRFTPPEPETEIEYYEQPGSPAQFYPALRKKQVQEISDDDLYLSRMLQDRRRLRHDPSELEHFGKMDGHGQGHTQLDEPSIMDAFLDTERQRIEREQQLAAAEQDANQRAEQNRLELYQILAASEPDPQPYQRKPAAQPNAMDQLEAIVEQQQQRERELKEQQEQAKSPVYVPPEEVNESSELYFPDNFAPFKRARGRSRGGLAEEVEEQPKRSFFRELASEQGLVQEPPLNFRHAETEVETTPELAKRRPASFKQLDPYDADLQQQELAFESGLLRNSLTPLEEEAMLASNSFPRQSKSQRVYTEGGLLLMPQDGQDTDGMQADEPDVNVKQSLLANMLGFARHERLDVKKPGPLLGPPSLGSAELSNQLETEKARKLDHSGNKEVLPAHIKGNAPEDEDAHKKKKVMSQQHSAEDHAPHTVDTEYVHVFVKNPIDSWNDGQRIMKELEQILHMQGYFSYLTVQQHEVSFRVNSNNPERKTAGDVARIINENRGVKNNIQRRVGFYVLHAGVGDVIKDLQDPSVSSSRMELAEQGPDVTHIMAYMFAGAGAAAVIVIFVTLILIKRHDRKRDKLGGLQSGIAGAETCSKDYQELCRARMAGKTGNGGNSSSAATGGGSNEPAPSGRITSLTKENEGRPPSSRSSTSSWSEEPALTNMDISTGHMVLSYMEDHLRNKGRLQREWEALCRYEAEPSAREAASQPQCAGLNRPGAPLPYDHSRVVLNHLANAEGLDYVNASTITDHDPRAPAYVAAQGPLPSTLAHFWQMIWEQGAVVIVALCRLQENGEVACARYWPEEGAEVYHIYEVHLVSEHIWCDDYLVRSFYLKNLRTSETRTVTQFHFLSWPHMGVPAQAKALLDFRRKVNKSYRGRRSCPIVVHGSAGAGRTGAYILLDLVLERMNKGAREIDIAATLEHLRDQRAGVVATRQQFEFVLMAVAEEVHAILKALPANTSGEKRELDKDPVAMGSGSSSSNNSSGTTKEPLKEDKAKEAAEEEVPTSSSKAAAVVAAKKEKEEKQAKDQTKDQPKVAEPRTPAKSAKQAKK